From a single Phocoena sinus isolate mPhoSin1 chromosome 1, mPhoSin1.pri, whole genome shotgun sequence genomic region:
- the IGSF8 gene encoding immunoglobulin superfamily member 8 isoform X2, protein MKSLAPENISRVGCCAREVLVPEGPLYRVAGTAISISCNVTGYEGPAQQDFEWFLYRPEAPEAALGIVSTRDTRFSYAVFGPRVAAGEVQVQRLQGDAVVLKIARLQAQDAGIYECYTPSTDAHYLGSYSGKVELRVLPDMLQVSAAPPGPRGRQAPTSPPRLMVHEGQELALGCLARTSTEKHTHLAVSFGRAVPEAPVGRATLQEVVGLRPDMAVEAGAPYAERLAAGELRLGKEGTERYRMVVGGAQADDAGTYHCTAAEWIQDPDGSWAQIAEKRAVLAHVDVQTLSSQLAVTVGPGERRIGPGEPLELLCNVSGALPPTGRHAAYSVGWEMAPAGAPGPGRLVAQLDTEGVGSLGPGYEGRHIAMEKVASRTYRLRLEAARPGDAGTYRCLAKAYVRGSGARLREAASARSRPLPVHVREEGVVLEAVAWLVGGTVYRGETASLLCNISVRGGPPGLRLAASWWVERLEDGELSSAPAQLVGGVGQDGVAELGVRPGGGPVSVELVGPRSHRLRLHGLGPEDEGVYHCAPSAWVQHADYSWYQAGSARSGPVTVYPYTHALDTLFVPLLVGAGLALAIGATILGSITCCFMKRLQKR, encoded by the exons atgaagtcaCTTGCCCCAGAGAACATATCTA GAGTCGGGTGCTGTGCCCGGGAGGTGCTAGTCCCTGAGGGGCCCCTGTATCGCGTGGCTGGCACAGCCATCTCCATCTCCTGCAATGTCACTGGCTACGAGGGCCCTGCTCAGCAGGACTTCGAGTGGTTCCTGTACAGGCCTGAGGCCCCAGAGGCTGCCCTGGGCATTGTCAGTACCAGGGATACCCGATTCTCCTATGCTGTCTTTGGGCCCCGAGTGGCAGCTGGTGAGGTACAGGTGCAGCGTCTGCAGGGTGATGCCGTGGTGCTCAAGATTGCCCGCCTGCAGGCCCAGGATGCTGGCATTTACGAGTGCTACACACCCTCCACTGATGCCCACTACCTGGGCAGCTACAGCGGCAAAGTGGAACTGAGAG TTCTTCCAGATATGCTGCAGGTGTCTGCTGCCCCCCCAGGGCCCCGGGGCCGTCAGGCCCCGACTTCACCCCCTCGCCTGATGGTGCACGAGGGGCAGGAGCTGGCACTGGGCTGCCTGGCACGGACGAGCACGGAGAAGCACACACACCTCGCCGTGTCCTTTGGGCGAGCTGTGCCCGAGGCGCCAGTGGGGCGAGCAACTCTGCAGGAAGTGGTGGGACTCCGGCCCGACATGGCCGTGGAGGCCGGAGCTCCCTATGCTGAGCGGCTGGCGGCAGGGGAGCTGCGGCTGGGCAAGGAGGGGACTGAGCGCTACCGCATGGTGGTGGGGGGCGCCCAGGCGGACGACGCAGGCACCTACCACTGCACTGCCGCTGAGTGGATTCAGGATCCCGATGGCAGCTGGGCCCAGATTGCGGAGAAGAGGGCTGTCCTGGCCCATGTGGACGTGCAGACGCTGT CCAGCCAGCTGGCAGTGACAGTGGGGCCTGGGGAACGTCGGATCGGCCCGGGGGAGCCCTTGGAGCTGCTGTGCAATGTGTCAGGGGCCCTGCCCCCAACAGGCCGTCATGCCGCGTACTCCGTGGGCTGGGAGATGGCACCTGCAGGGGCACCTGGGCCCGGCCGCCTGGTTGCCCAGCTGGACACGGAGGGTGTGGGCAGCCTGGGCCCTGGCTACGAGGGCCGGCACATTGCCATGGAGAAGGTGGCTTCCAGAACCTACCGGCTACGGCTGGAGGCTGCCCGGCCTGGGGATGCGGGCACCTACCGCTGCCTCGCCAAGGCCTATGTCCGAGGGTCTGGGGCCCGGCTTCGGGAAGCCGCCAGTGCCCGCTCCCGGCCCCTCCCCGTGCACGTGCGTGAGGAAG GTGTGGTGCTGGAGGCTGTGGCCTGGCTAGTGGGAGGCACAGTGTACCGCGGGGAGACGGCCTCCCTGCTCTGCAACATCTCTGTGCGGGGCGGCCCCCCCGGGCTGCGGCTGGCTGCCAGCTGGTGGGTGGAGAGGCTGGAGGACGGGGAGCTGagctctgcccctgcccagctgGTGGGTGGCGTGGGCCAGGAcggtgtggcagagctgggggtcCGGCCCGGAGGAGGCCCCGTCAGCGTGGAGCTGGTGGGGCCCCGAAGCCATCGGCTGAGACTGCACGGCTTGGGGCCCGAGGACGAAGGCGTGTACCACTGTGCCCCCAGCGCCTGGGTGCAGCACGCCGACTACAGCTGGTACCAGGCAGGCAGTGCCCGCTCAGGGCCTGTCACGGTCTACCCGTACACACATG CCCTGGACACCCTGTTTGTGCCCCTGCTGGTGGGTGCAGGGCTTGCCCTAGCCATCGGAGCCACCATCCTGGGCTCCATCACCTGCTGCTTCATGAAGAGGCTGCAGAAACGGTGA
- the KCNJ9 gene encoding G protein-activated inward rectifier potassium channel 3 has product MAQENAAFSPGPEEQPRRRGRQRYVEKDGRCNVQQGNVRETYRYLTDLFTTLVDLQWRLSLLFFVLAYALTWLFFGAIWWLIAYGRGDLEHLEDTAWTPCVNNLNGFVAAFLFSIETETTIGYGHRVITDQCPEGIVLLLLQAILGSMVNAFMVGCMFVKISQPNKRAATLVFSSHAVVSLRDGRLCLMFRVGDLRSSHIVEASIRAKLIRSRQTLEGEFIPLHQTDLSVGFDTGDDRLFLVSPLVISHEIDAASPFWEASRRALERDDFEIVVILEGMVEATGMTCQARSSYLVDEVLWGHRFTSVLTLEDGFYEVDYASFHQTFEVPTPSCSARELAEAAARLDAHLYWSIPSRLDEKVEEEGLGEGAGEEAGADKEQNGCLPPPESESKV; this is encoded by the exons ATGGCGCAGGAGAACGCCGCCTTCTCGCCGGGGCCTGAGGAGCAGCCGCGGCGTCGCGGCCGCCAGCGCTACGTGGAGAAGGACGGCCGCTGCAATGTGCAGCAGGGCAACGTGCGCGAGACGTACCGCTACCTGACCGACCTGTTCACCACGCTCGTGGACCTGCAGTGGCGCCTGAGCCTGCTCTTCTTCGTGCTGGCCTACGCGCTCACCTGGCTCTTCTTCGGCGCCATCTGGTGGCTGATCGCCTACGGCCGCGGCGACCTGGAGCACCTGGAGGACACGGCGTGGACGCCGTGCGTCAACAACCTCAACGGCTTCGTGGCCGCCTTCCTCTTCTCCATCGAGACGGAGACCACCATCGGCTACGGGCACCGCGTCATCACCGACCAGTGCCCCGAGGGCAtcgtgctgctgctgctgcaggccaTCCTGGGCTCCATGGTGAACGCCTTCATGGTGGGCTGCATGTTCGTCAAGATCTCGCAGCCCAACAAGCGCGCCGCCACGCTCGTCTTCTCCTCGCACGCCGTGGTGTCGCTGCGCGACGGGCGCCTCTGCCTCATGTTCCGCGTGGGCGACCTGCGCTCGTCGCACATAGTCGAGGCTTCCATACGCGCCAAGCTCATCCGCTCGCGCCAGACGCTCGAGGGCGAGTTCATCCCGCTGCACCAGACCGACCTCAGCGTGGGCTTTGACACGGGCGACGACCGCCTCTTCCTCGTCTCACCGCTCGTCATCAGCCACGAGATCGACGCCGCCAGCCCCTTCTGGGAGGCGTCGCGCCGCGCCCTCGAGAGGGACGACTTCGAGATCGTCGTCATCCTCGAGGGCATGGTGGAAGCCACGG GAATGACATGCCAAGCTCGGAGCTCCTACCTGGTGGATGAGGTGCTGTGGGGTCACCGCTTCACGTCAGTGCTGACCCTGGAGGATGGCTTCTACGAGGTAGACTATGCCAGCTTCCACCAGACCTTTGAGGTGCCCACACCCTCATGCAGCGCCCGGGAGCTGGCCGAGGCTGCAGCCCGCCTTGACGCCCATCTCTACTGGTCCATCCCCAGCCGGCTGGACgagaaggtggaggaggaggggctgggggagggggcgggcgaAGAGGCTGGGGCTGACAAAGAGCAGAATGGCTGCCTGCCGCCCCCGGAGAGTGAGTCCAAGGTGTGA
- the IGSF8 gene encoding immunoglobulin superfamily member 8 isoform X1, producing MGALGPKPPPLLLLLILGVGCCAREVLVPEGPLYRVAGTAISISCNVTGYEGPAQQDFEWFLYRPEAPEAALGIVSTRDTRFSYAVFGPRVAAGEVQVQRLQGDAVVLKIARLQAQDAGIYECYTPSTDAHYLGSYSGKVELRVLPDMLQVSAAPPGPRGRQAPTSPPRLMVHEGQELALGCLARTSTEKHTHLAVSFGRAVPEAPVGRATLQEVVGLRPDMAVEAGAPYAERLAAGELRLGKEGTERYRMVVGGAQADDAGTYHCTAAEWIQDPDGSWAQIAEKRAVLAHVDVQTLSSQLAVTVGPGERRIGPGEPLELLCNVSGALPPTGRHAAYSVGWEMAPAGAPGPGRLVAQLDTEGVGSLGPGYEGRHIAMEKVASRTYRLRLEAARPGDAGTYRCLAKAYVRGSGARLREAASARSRPLPVHVREEGVVLEAVAWLVGGTVYRGETASLLCNISVRGGPPGLRLAASWWVERLEDGELSSAPAQLVGGVGQDGVAELGVRPGGGPVSVELVGPRSHRLRLHGLGPEDEGVYHCAPSAWVQHADYSWYQAGSARSGPVTVYPYTHALDTLFVPLLVGAGLALAIGATILGSITCCFMKRLQKR from the exons ATGGGCGCCCTCGGTCCCaagccgccgccgctgctgctgctgttaaTCCTGG GAGTCGGGTGCTGTGCCCGGGAGGTGCTAGTCCCTGAGGGGCCCCTGTATCGCGTGGCTGGCACAGCCATCTCCATCTCCTGCAATGTCACTGGCTACGAGGGCCCTGCTCAGCAGGACTTCGAGTGGTTCCTGTACAGGCCTGAGGCCCCAGAGGCTGCCCTGGGCATTGTCAGTACCAGGGATACCCGATTCTCCTATGCTGTCTTTGGGCCCCGAGTGGCAGCTGGTGAGGTACAGGTGCAGCGTCTGCAGGGTGATGCCGTGGTGCTCAAGATTGCCCGCCTGCAGGCCCAGGATGCTGGCATTTACGAGTGCTACACACCCTCCACTGATGCCCACTACCTGGGCAGCTACAGCGGCAAAGTGGAACTGAGAG TTCTTCCAGATATGCTGCAGGTGTCTGCTGCCCCCCCAGGGCCCCGGGGCCGTCAGGCCCCGACTTCACCCCCTCGCCTGATGGTGCACGAGGGGCAGGAGCTGGCACTGGGCTGCCTGGCACGGACGAGCACGGAGAAGCACACACACCTCGCCGTGTCCTTTGGGCGAGCTGTGCCCGAGGCGCCAGTGGGGCGAGCAACTCTGCAGGAAGTGGTGGGACTCCGGCCCGACATGGCCGTGGAGGCCGGAGCTCCCTATGCTGAGCGGCTGGCGGCAGGGGAGCTGCGGCTGGGCAAGGAGGGGACTGAGCGCTACCGCATGGTGGTGGGGGGCGCCCAGGCGGACGACGCAGGCACCTACCACTGCACTGCCGCTGAGTGGATTCAGGATCCCGATGGCAGCTGGGCCCAGATTGCGGAGAAGAGGGCTGTCCTGGCCCATGTGGACGTGCAGACGCTGT CCAGCCAGCTGGCAGTGACAGTGGGGCCTGGGGAACGTCGGATCGGCCCGGGGGAGCCCTTGGAGCTGCTGTGCAATGTGTCAGGGGCCCTGCCCCCAACAGGCCGTCATGCCGCGTACTCCGTGGGCTGGGAGATGGCACCTGCAGGGGCACCTGGGCCCGGCCGCCTGGTTGCCCAGCTGGACACGGAGGGTGTGGGCAGCCTGGGCCCTGGCTACGAGGGCCGGCACATTGCCATGGAGAAGGTGGCTTCCAGAACCTACCGGCTACGGCTGGAGGCTGCCCGGCCTGGGGATGCGGGCACCTACCGCTGCCTCGCCAAGGCCTATGTCCGAGGGTCTGGGGCCCGGCTTCGGGAAGCCGCCAGTGCCCGCTCCCGGCCCCTCCCCGTGCACGTGCGTGAGGAAG GTGTGGTGCTGGAGGCTGTGGCCTGGCTAGTGGGAGGCACAGTGTACCGCGGGGAGACGGCCTCCCTGCTCTGCAACATCTCTGTGCGGGGCGGCCCCCCCGGGCTGCGGCTGGCTGCCAGCTGGTGGGTGGAGAGGCTGGAGGACGGGGAGCTGagctctgcccctgcccagctgGTGGGTGGCGTGGGCCAGGAcggtgtggcagagctgggggtcCGGCCCGGAGGAGGCCCCGTCAGCGTGGAGCTGGTGGGGCCCCGAAGCCATCGGCTGAGACTGCACGGCTTGGGGCCCGAGGACGAAGGCGTGTACCACTGTGCCCCCAGCGCCTGGGTGCAGCACGCCGACTACAGCTGGTACCAGGCAGGCAGTGCCCGCTCAGGGCCTGTCACGGTCTACCCGTACACACATG CCCTGGACACCCTGTTTGTGCCCCTGCTGGTGGGTGCAGGGCTTGCCCTAGCCATCGGAGCCACCATCCTGGGCTCCATCACCTGCTGCTTCATGAAGAGGCTGCAGAAACGGTGA